DNA from Longimicrobiaceae bacterium:
CGACGAGGCGCTGCGCGAGTTCGAGCGCGCCCTGGCCGGGGGCGAGGACGCGGCGCTGGTGCGGCAGGGGATGGCCGAGGTCTACCTCCTCCAGGGGAAGGCCGGGCCCGCGCTCGACCTCTACGACCGGCTCCTGGCCGAGGACGAGGGGAGCCCCAAGCTCTGGAACGAGCGGGGCGTCTGCGTGCACCAGACCGGCGAGGCGAAGGCGGCGGAGGAGTGCTACCGGCGCGCCGTGGAGACCGACCCCGGCTACGCGCTGGCCTGGAACAACCTGGGGGTGGCGCGGACGCACCGCGGCGACCCGGAGGGGGCGGAGCGCTCCTTCGCCGAGGCGGTCCGGATCCGGCGGGGCTTCACCGAGGCGTGGTGCAACCGTGGGCTGATGTACCTGCGCCGCGGGCGGCACCGCGAGGCGCTGGACGCCTTCCGGAGCGCGCTGGAGGGCGAGCCGGGCTCGGCGGCGGCGTGGAACGGGGTGGGCTCGGTGCTGATGGAGACGCGCCGCTACGACGAGGCGCGCAACGCCTTCGCGCGGGCGGTGGAGGCGGACCCGGACTCCGCGGAGGCGCGCTACAACCTCTCCTTCGTCCTCTCCAACCTGGGCGACTTCGAGGGGGCGCTCCGCGAGACCAAGCGGGCGCTGGAGCTGAACCCGTACTACACCACCCCGCGGTACCGGCTCGCCATCGAGCTGCAGTTCGAGTTCGCGGAGATCCCCGCCCCCGACCTGGACGCCGCCGAGCGCGTCACGGGCGAGGCGGCGGGGGTGGAGAGCTTCACCTTCGACGAGGGGGCGCTGGACACCCTCTTCGGCGAGATCGCGCCGAAGCCGCAGGAGGAGGCGCCTGCCCCCGCGCCGGCGCCCGACGCCTTCGCGCTGGCGGAGGACTACCTGTCCAAGGGGCTGCTGGAGCGCGCCCTGGCCGAGGTCCGCCGCGCCGCGCTGGCCGGGGGCGACCCGGTGGAGGCGGCGCTCCTCACCGCTGAGACCTTCCTGCGGCAGGGGCTGGACGGCGAGGCGCTGGAGCGCTTCGACGCCGCGCTGGCGCGGCTGGACGAGGGCGCGTGGTCGCCCGCGCACCTGCGCGCGTCGGTGGGCCGCGCGCGGGCGCTGCTGCAC
Protein-coding regions in this window:
- a CDS encoding tetratricopeptide repeat protein, with translation MPDVRELSASTSAPARAPRSERDLRILRGFAQRIDAADAGAHNNLGVLYFNKGLYEEGISQFQRALEIDPKMQVAQRNLEIVYFATGYYDRLIAELRERLREDPDDSDARTRLAQAYLYTGDSAGAVAELRRLLAHDPDDLETLIRLGQAEKAGGSFEAAMEWFRRALELDPDSAVLHFYQGELYYNRGLNEEARRELLRAIELNPELADAHHVLAFVYGDLGEMERAAASSRRAMQLNPQLAKAQTNLSLDRYSAARYRELVGERVRRPEIAAGEFLAHYNLGVAFRQKGLYDEALREFERALAGGEDAALVRQGMAEVYLLQGKAGPALDLYDRLLAEDEGSPKLWNERGVCVHQTGEAKAAEECYRRAVETDPGYALAWNNLGVARTHRGDPEGAERSFAEAVRIRRGFTEAWCNRGLMYLRRGRHREALDAFRSALEGEPGSAAAWNGVGSVLMETRRYDEARNAFARAVEADPDSAEARYNLSFVLSNLGDFEGALRETKRALELNPYYTTPRYRLAIELQFEFAEIPAPDLDAAERVTGEAAGVESFTFDEGALDTLFGEIAPKPQEEAPAPAPAPDAFALAEDYLSKGLLERALAEVRRAALAGGDPVEAALLTAETFLRQGLDGEALERFDAALARLDEGAWSPAHLRASVGRARALLH